In one window of Bizionia sp. M204 DNA:
- the gldI gene encoding gliding motility-associated peptidyl-prolyl isomerase GldI, with protein sequence MNRFLVIICLLLTAFACKSPEARRPISAKSGSFIDQSVERNKNLIKKERAVFETIMAKDSVTDYIASNSGFWYYYQTKAADSLLTPEFGDIVTYNYTIKDINETVIYSQADLKQQTYIMDKQELFTGLREGLKLMREGETVTFLFPSQKAYGYYGDENKIGTNVPLICEVSLIDIKTTEPN encoded by the coding sequence ATGAATAGATTTTTAGTTATAATATGTCTACTACTAACTGCTTTTGCCTGTAAATCACCAGAAGCAAGACGTCCCATTTCTGCTAAATCGGGTTCGTTTATTGATCAGTCTGTAGAACGTAATAAAAATTTAATAAAAAAGGAACGCGCTGTTTTTGAAACCATAATGGCTAAAGATTCTGTAACAGATTATATAGCTTCCAACAGTGGATTCTGGTATTATTACCAAACCAAAGCGGCAGACTCATTACTAACTCCTGAATTTGGGGATATTGTGACTTATAACTATACTATTAAAGATATTAATGAAACAGTAATATATAGTCAAGCCGACTTAAAGCAGCAAACCTACATCATGGATAAGCAGGAATTGTTTACCGGATTGCGCGAAGGTTTAAAACTAATGCGTGAAGGCGAAACGGTTACATTTTTATTTCCTTCCCAAAAAGCGTATGGCTATTATGGAGACGAGAATAAAATAGGCACCAATGTGCCACTTATATGTGAAGTTTCATTGATAGACATAAAAACAACAGAACCCAATTAA
- a CDS encoding tetratricopeptide repeat protein, producing the protein MATYKKRGYKPETKEEKQHDVEENSTTAEVFNTLDESASKTEDWVIANQKYIFIIIGLVAAVVLGYLGYNEFIAKPKQTEAMNDMYQAQKYYDQAVNATAEKDSLFSLALNGGEGKFGMLDIISEYGGTPSANMANYYAGMAYLNMKDYKNAVSYLGNFSGDDEILAPMAKGCIGDAFVQLNQQEDALGYYEEAAKMRSNEFTTPMFLYKAGVIALDLGKTDVALKHFKNIKENYPTSTEGANIDIFIGKAEALASN; encoded by the coding sequence ATGGCAACGTACAAGAAGAGAGGATATAAACCAGAAACGAAAGAAGAAAAGCAGCATGATGTTGAAGAGAACTCAACAACGGCAGAAGTTTTTAATACACTTGATGAAAGTGCTTCCAAAACTGAAGATTGGGTAATTGCCAATCAGAAATACATTTTCATTATTATAGGTTTGGTAGCCGCCGTAGTTTTAGGTTATTTAGGGTATAACGAGTTTATAGCAAAACCAAAGCAAACGGAAGCTATGAATGATATGTACCAAGCTCAAAAATATTATGACCAAGCAGTAAATGCAACGGCTGAAAAAGATTCCTTATTTAGCTTAGCCTTAAATGGAGGTGAAGGGAAATTTGGTATGTTAGATATTATTTCAGAGTATGGTGGAACACCATCTGCAAATATGGCTAACTATTACGCTGGTATGGCCTATTTAAATATGAAAGATTACAAAAATGCGGTTTCGTATTTAGGAAATTTTTCAGGAGATGACGAAATTTTGGCGCCTATGGCCAAAGGTTGTATTGGTGATGCCTTTGTGCAATTAAACCAACAAGAAGATGCTTTAGGCTATTATGAAGAAGCTGCTAAAATGCGTTCCAATGAATTTACCACACCTATGTTTTTATACAAAGCAGGTGTTATAGCATTAGATTTAGGCAAAACAGATGTTGCGCTTAAGCATTTTAAAAACATTAAAGAAAACTATCCAACGTCGACTGAAGGTGCTAATATTGACATCTTTATTGGTAAAGCAGAGGCTTTGGCAAGTAACTAA
- a CDS encoding peptidylprolyl isomerase: MNTLKHTMKLLVLALLVSFTSCSQQYPDLEDGLYAEFVTNKGTMVTKLFYGKVPVTVANFVALAEGTHPNVSDAYKGKRYYDSLTFHRVIDKFMIQGGDPTGTGSGDPGYKFTDEFHPDLKHTKPGMLSMANSGPNTNGSQFFITEGPTPHLDNKHSVFGEVVIGMDVLDTISNVAVEPGSNKPVVPVIIEKLNIIRKGKAAEGFNAAEVYKEELPKVLEKQEALKEAAREKIKESASVAAEAFIAKNADLNGTVKKLDTGVVMIFTEEGENTKPSSADKVLVNYAGFFEDGRLFDTSWAEVAKANNAYNEQRDAQGGYKPFAMIYNETAGLVPGFREAMLNMNVGNKAKVFIPSYLGYGENGSGPIPPNSNLIFELKIEGIQGKQ; this comes from the coding sequence ATGAACACATTGAAACATACCATGAAATTATTAGTATTGGCACTTTTAGTAAGTTTTACATCTTGCAGTCAGCAGTATCCTGATTTAGAAGATGGACTTTACGCGGAATTTGTGACCAACAAGGGTACCATGGTTACCAAATTATTTTACGGCAAAGTTCCCGTAACAGTTGCCAATTTTGTGGCATTAGCAGAAGGTACACACCCTAATGTTTCCGATGCTTATAAAGGAAAGCGTTATTATGACAGTTTAACATTTCACCGTGTTATCGATAAATTTATGATTCAGGGTGGCGACCCTACAGGAACAGGATCTGGAGATCCTGGTTACAAATTTACCGATGAATTTCACCCAGATTTAAAACATACAAAACCAGGTATGCTTTCCATGGCTAATTCGGGACCAAACACAAATGGTAGTCAATTTTTCATAACAGAAGGACCAACACCGCATTTAGATAATAAGCACTCTGTTTTTGGGGAAGTTGTTATTGGCATGGACGTATTAGATACTATTTCTAATGTAGCCGTGGAACCAGGAAGTAACAAACCGGTAGTACCAGTTATTATTGAAAAATTAAATATCATTAGAAAAGGTAAAGCTGCGGAAGGTTTTAATGCTGCTGAAGTATATAAAGAAGAACTGCCTAAAGTATTAGAAAAGCAAGAAGCTTTAAAAGAAGCGGCTCGCGAAAAAATTAAAGAATCGGCTAGCGTGGCTGCAGAAGCATTTATTGCTAAAAATGCAGACTTAAATGGAACCGTTAAAAAACTAGATACAGGCGTGGTTATGATTTTTACGGAAGAAGGTGAAAACACGAAGCCATCAAGTGCAGATAAAGTACTAGTTAATTATGCTGGTTTCTTTGAGGATGGTCGTTTATTTGATACAAGCTGGGCCGAAGTTGCTAAAGCAAACAACGCGTATAACGAACAACGTGATGCACAAGGTGGTTACAAACCATTTGCTATGATTTATAATGAAACTGCTGGATTGGTTCCTGGTTTTAGAGAAGCCATGTTAAATATGAATGTTGGGAATAAAGCCAAAGTATTTATCCCTTCATATTTAGGATATGGTGAAAATGGCTCTGGTCCTATTCCTCCAAACTCAAATTTAATTTTCGAATTAAAAATTGAAGGTATTCAAGGAAAACAATAA
- a CDS encoding nucleoside-diphosphate kinase, whose product MATNRTFTMLKPDAVENGHIGAILEKINASGFRIVALKKTQMTQADAEAFYAVHNERPFFGELVEFMTRGPIVAAILEKDNAVEDFRSLIGATNPADAAEGTIRKLYATSMGENAVHGSDSDENAAIESAFHFSGREMF is encoded by the coding sequence ATGGCAACAAATAGAACATTTACCATGCTTAAGCCAGATGCAGTTGAAAACGGACACATTGGCGCAATTTTAGAGAAAATCAATGCTTCAGGCTTTAGAATCGTCGCATTGAAAAAAACACAAATGACACAAGCTGATGCTGAAGCGTTTTATGCTGTACATAACGAGCGTCCATTTTTTGGTGAGTTGGTTGAGTTCATGACACGTGGTCCAATTGTAGCAGCTATATTAGAAAAAGATAATGCTGTTGAAGATTTTAGAAGCTTAATTGGTGCTACAAATCCTGCTGATGCTGCTGAAGGAACTATTCGTAAGTTATATGCAACTTCTATGGGAGAAAACGCAGTTCACGGAAGTGATAGCGATGAAAATGCAGCTATTGAAAGCGCATTCCATTTTTCTGGACGTGAGATGTTTTAA
- the mutL gene encoding DNA mismatch repair endonuclease MutL, with translation MADIIQLLPDHVANQIAAGEVVQRPASVVKELLENAIDAQASEIKLLIKDAGKTLVQVIDNGSGMSVTDARFSFERHATSKIKSADDLFQLHTKGFRGEALASIAAIAHVELKTKQEADDVGTQIVIEGSEVKEQEVVVTPTGTSIAVKNLFFNIPARRNFLKSNTVELRHIIDEFHRVSLAHPSIQFSMYHNGSETFQLPSSNFRQRIVNIFGAKTNEKLVPVNETTEVLTVSGFVGKPEYAKKTRGEQFFFVNNRFIKSAYLNHAINSAFDGLLKDGTHASYFLDLTVNPQTIDINIHPTKTEIKFDDEHTLYAILRSAVKHSLGQFSIAPVLDFDRDSNFDTPYNFENKQAKTPKIEVDRSFNPFQEETRSKASFNTSYKKEPAGSWEGLYVGMESKGTKSTSDFNEMRFESDEQTGNMFQDDSSLDVKQSTYQLHNKYVVSTIKSGMLVIDQHRAHQRILYENFLKHITIKESVSQQLLFPVLVFLSQQEMDCIKEVQEDLEHTGFVFANFHNDHIEISGVPISVPESEVTVILEQLISDIENEVPDTHFSATDLLAKSMAKSLAIKRGQSLSLMEQEHLVNSLFACKDPNSSPTNQATFVTISVDEIDKKFI, from the coding sequence ATGGCAGACATTATTCAATTATTACCCGATCATGTAGCCAATCAAATTGCTGCAGGTGAAGTTGTTCAAAGACCAGCTTCCGTAGTAAAAGAGCTTTTGGAAAACGCCATTGATGCGCAAGCTTCAGAAATTAAACTGCTTATTAAAGATGCTGGAAAAACCCTTGTTCAAGTAATCGATAATGGTTCAGGGATGAGTGTTACCGATGCACGTTTTAGTTTTGAACGTCATGCAACCTCTAAAATTAAATCGGCTGACGATTTGTTTCAATTACATACCAAAGGATTCCGTGGCGAAGCTTTGGCAAGTATTGCCGCTATTGCCCATGTGGAATTAAAAACCAAGCAAGAAGCGGATGATGTAGGCACCCAAATAGTTATTGAGGGTAGCGAGGTAAAAGAACAAGAAGTGGTTGTAACACCAACAGGAACCTCTATTGCTGTAAAAAACCTCTTTTTTAATATTCCAGCGCGACGTAATTTTTTAAAATCGAATACGGTTGAATTGCGACATATTATTGATGAATTCCACCGGGTGTCTTTAGCGCATCCATCTATTCAGTTTTCTATGTATCATAATGGCAGCGAAACATTTCAGTTGCCTTCCAGTAATTTCAGACAACGTATTGTAAATATCTTTGGGGCAAAAACCAATGAGAAATTGGTGCCTGTAAATGAAACAACCGAAGTTTTAACCGTTTCAGGATTTGTTGGAAAACCCGAATACGCCAAGAAAACACGTGGCGAACAATTCTTTTTTGTGAATAACCGTTTTATAAAAAGTGCTTATTTAAATCACGCTATTAATTCTGCTTTTGATGGGTTACTAAAAGATGGAACGCATGCGAGTTACTTTTTAGACTTAACCGTAAATCCGCAAACTATTGATATTAATATTCATCCAACCAAAACAGAAATTAAGTTTGATGACGAACATACTTTATACGCTATTTTACGGTCGGCAGTCAAACATAGTTTAGGGCAATTTAGTATTGCGCCAGTTTTAGATTTTGATCGGGATTCCAATTTTGATACGCCTTATAATTTCGAAAATAAACAAGCAAAAACCCCTAAAATAGAAGTGGATCGTTCGTTTAATCCCTTTCAAGAAGAAACCCGATCTAAAGCATCTTTTAATACATCGTACAAAAAAGAACCAGCTGGAAGTTGGGAAGGTTTGTATGTTGGAATGGAATCTAAAGGAACCAAATCGACATCCGATTTCAACGAAATGCGTTTTGAGAGCGATGAACAAACCGGTAATATGTTTCAAGACGACTCCAGTTTAGATGTGAAACAATCTACCTATCAACTTCATAATAAATATGTAGTTAGTACTATAAAATCGGGTATGTTGGTAATTGACCAACATCGTGCGCACCAACGAATTCTATATGAAAATTTCTTAAAGCATATTACTATTAAAGAGAGTGTAAGTCAGCAATTGTTATTTCCTGTATTAGTGTTTTTATCGCAACAAGAAATGGATTGTATAAAAGAAGTACAAGAAGATTTAGAACACACTGGATTTGTATTTGCTAACTTTCATAATGATCATATTGAAATTTCAGGAGTTCCAATTAGTGTTCCGGAGAGTGAAGTCACTGTTATTTTGGAACAGCTGATTAGTGACATAGAAAACGAAGTGCCAGATACTCATTTTAGTGCAACCGATTTATTGGCAAAATCCATGGCAAAGAGTTTGGCTATTAAGAGAGGACAATCCTTATCTTTGATGGAGCAAGAGCATTTAGTGAATAGTTTATTTGCTTGTAAAGACCCTAATAGTTCACCAACAAATCAAGCAACTTTCGTTACGATAAGCGTGGATGAAATAGATAAAAAATTTATATAA
- a CDS encoding DUF721 domain-containing protein, giving the protein MAKRNNENLTIADALKEFVETNRLEQGLNAVNVQDAWQSMMGNGVNNYTTAIQLKGDTLYVQLSSSVLREELSYGKEKIISMLNENLGKHIIKELVLR; this is encoded by the coding sequence ATGGCCAAACGTAATAATGAAAACTTAACAATTGCAGACGCACTTAAGGAGTTTGTGGAAACCAACCGGTTAGAACAGGGATTAAATGCGGTAAACGTGCAAGATGCATGGCAAAGCATGATGGGTAATGGTGTAAATAATTACACGACAGCCATTCAACTTAAAGGCGACACATTGTATGTGCAATTAAGTTCTAGTGTCCTGCGTGAAGAATTAAGTTACGGGAAAGAAAAAATTATTTCTATGCTTAACGAAAATTTAGGGAAGCACATTATTAAAGAATTGGTGCTGCGTTAG
- a CDS encoding M4 family metallopeptidase yields MKKTNYVLLVCVLFSTLLIAQNSQKAINELQIVTQAHVSVNVQSGIPEFIKFPVNQPLTLSGGTLQEKIRTFLETYTGLFNDSQDLSNFTFQPAKKDNYGFQTVTLIQQHQGVPVFDGQLRFHFNHSNQLTAINGNYIANIKVPPVPSISEQAANAVALNVLAKQDINYSGETVFANETNLFVFQKGLIENNLGSSYLVYEVEARNNADVREYVYINAHDGTLVEQFTGMPHALDRTVYEGNTNTVVWTEGDAFPGSLTVWQRNEVEASGHVYNFFNNAFGYVSYNNADAQMRTINNNPNINCPNANWNGVTANYCNGTATDDVIAHEWGHAYTEYTSGLIYAWQSGAMNESFSDIWGETVDLINNYADEDDDVSLRTGCNSSDRWRIGEDATAFGGAIRDMWNPPCNNDPGKVTDGLYRCGEGDSGGVHSNSGIPNHAYALLVDGGTYNGQTINGIGLTKAAHIFWRAQSTYLTATSDFFTLADALEASCTDLLGINLEGLSTVATAAGPSNEILTMADYNELVKAILAVELRIEPEQCGFTAVIGAAPDLCENALDNPIFSEDWETGLDGWTVNQSQTSSTWIPRDWELRTSLPNGRAGNGVYAVNAPIGDTYGGNCQNSFQNGIMSLESPIVTMPDFNEGTYEMAFNHYVSTEPNWDGVNIKYKLDGGNWILIPASAFIINGYNDVINPASEGNDNPMEGQEAFTGSDGGSNSGSWGTSIIDLSVLGVMGNSTVQFRFDLGSDGCNGREGWYLDELTVYNCAYALSIEDFTAVENGIKVYPNPSNGQFTMKNIGNLDLVKADVMDINGRLVKSIDLSGIQETTTLDISRVASGLYFMKVYTKTANTVIKLIKD; encoded by the coding sequence ATGAAAAAAACAAACTATGTATTATTAGTTTGTGTCCTATTTTCTACCTTATTAATAGCCCAAAACTCGCAAAAAGCTATCAATGAATTACAAATAGTTACGCAAGCGCATGTTTCGGTGAATGTCCAATCTGGAATTCCCGAGTTTATTAAATTCCCCGTAAATCAACCACTAACATTATCTGGTGGTACGCTTCAAGAAAAAATCCGAACGTTTTTAGAAACCTATACAGGGCTGTTTAATGACAGTCAAGATTTAAGCAACTTTACATTTCAACCCGCTAAAAAAGACAACTATGGTTTTCAAACGGTAACCCTTATTCAGCAACATCAAGGTGTTCCTGTTTTTGATGGCCAATTGCGTTTCCATTTTAATCATTCTAATCAGCTAACGGCCATAAATGGTAATTACATTGCAAATATTAAAGTACCTCCTGTTCCCAGCATTTCAGAACAAGCGGCAAATGCAGTAGCTCTAAACGTATTAGCTAAACAGGATATTAACTATTCTGGTGAAACCGTTTTTGCGAATGAGACAAATTTATTTGTTTTTCAAAAAGGTCTTATTGAAAATAATTTAGGATCTAGCTATTTGGTCTATGAGGTGGAAGCTAGAAACAATGCAGATGTTAGAGAATATGTTTATATCAATGCACATGATGGTACTTTGGTAGAGCAATTTACAGGTATGCCACATGCGTTAGATCGCACGGTATATGAAGGAAACACCAATACAGTAGTTTGGACAGAAGGCGATGCTTTTCCAGGCAGTTTAACGGTTTGGCAACGTAATGAAGTGGAGGCTTCAGGGCATGTCTATAATTTTTTTAATAATGCTTTTGGGTACGTATCTTATAATAATGCGGATGCACAAATGCGAACCATTAACAACAATCCAAATATTAACTGTCCAAACGCTAACTGGAATGGTGTAACTGCTAATTATTGTAATGGTACAGCAACAGATGATGTTATTGCACATGAATGGGGACACGCTTATACTGAATATACGAGTGGCTTAATTTACGCTTGGCAATCGGGCGCTATGAATGAGTCATTTTCAGATATATGGGGAGAAACCGTTGATTTAATAAATAATTACGCAGATGAAGATGATGATGTATCCTTAAGAACGGGCTGCAATAGTTCTGATCGTTGGCGAATTGGCGAAGATGCTACTGCCTTTGGTGGTGCTATTCGCGATATGTGGAATCCACCTTGTAATAACGATCCTGGAAAAGTTACCGATGGCTTATACCGCTGTGGTGAAGGTGATTCAGGAGGAGTACATTCTAATTCTGGAATTCCAAATCACGCCTATGCGCTTTTAGTTGATGGAGGCACTTATAATGGACAAACTATTAACGGTATTGGTTTGACCAAAGCGGCCCATATTTTTTGGCGCGCCCAAAGCACGTATTTAACGGCTACTAGCGATTTCTTTACGTTGGCAGACGCGCTTGAAGCATCTTGCACAGATTTATTAGGTATTAATTTAGAGGGATTATCTACAGTGGCAACGGCTGCTGGACCCTCTAATGAGATTTTAACCATGGCTGATTATAACGAATTAGTAAAAGCTATTCTAGCCGTAGAATTACGTATCGAACCAGAGCAGTGCGGATTTACAGCAGTAATTGGTGCGGCTCCAGATTTATGTGAGAACGCCCTAGATAATCCCATATTTTCAGAGGATTGGGAGACTGGTTTAGATGGCTGGACTGTTAACCAATCTCAAACTTCGTCAACCTGGATCCCTAGAGATTGGGAATTGAGAACTAGCCTGCCTAATGGCAGAGCTGGAAATGGTGTTTATGCAGTAAACGCGCCTATTGGTGATACCTACGGAGGAAATTGTCAAAACAGTTTTCAAAATGGTATCATGAGTTTAGAAAGTCCTATTGTTACCATGCCAGACTTTAATGAAGGTACGTATGAAATGGCTTTCAATCATTACGTTTCAACAGAACCTAATTGGGATGGTGTAAATATTAAATATAAATTAGATGGAGGTAATTGGATATTGATTCCTGCCTCGGCATTTATAATAAATGGTTATAATGATGTCATTAATCCAGCTTCAGAAGGAAATGACAACCCTATGGAAGGTCAAGAGGCCTTTACGGGGTCTGATGGTGGCTCAAATAGCGGTAGTTGGGGGACAAGTATTATAGACTTATCTGTTTTAGGTGTCATGGGAAATAGTACCGTTCAGTTTAGATTTGATTTAGGAAGTGATGGTTGCAATGGACGAGAAGGTTGGTATTTAGATGAATTAACGGTTTATAATTGTGCTTATGCTTTATCTATTGAAGATTTTACAGCTGTTGAAAATGGTATAAAAGTATACCCTAATCCATCAAATGGTCAATTTACAATGAAGAATATTGGAAATTTAGATTTAGTGAAAGCTGATGTTATGGATATCAATGGACGTTTAGTGAAGTCTATAGATTTATCTGGAATTCAGGAAACAACTACTTTAGATATTTCTCGTGTGGCCTCTGGTTTATACTTTATGAAAGTCTATACGAAAACGGCAAATACCGTTATTAAATTGATTAAGGACTAA
- a CDS encoding riboflavin synthase subunit beta: protein MGVFSKRKNKKYSYTPRYYKGDENPYEIKHKFDDFRSTVGSSGGLKTKINTADDYKNNADEHANRRVLIIIAVLVFIFLLIIGFDLSIFLPEN, encoded by the coding sequence ATGGGAGTTTTTAGTAAGCGAAAAAATAAAAAATACAGCTACACACCGCGTTATTATAAAGGTGATGAGAATCCGTACGAAATAAAACACAAGTTCGATGATTTTCGCTCAACCGTTGGAAGTAGTGGTGGTTTAAAAACAAAGATAAATACCGCTGACGATTATAAAAACAATGCTGATGAACATGCCAATAGACGTGTATTGATCATTATAGCTGTTTTAGTTTTTATATTTTTACTGATTATTGGTTTCGATTTATCCATATTCCTTCCTGAAAACTAA
- the ribH gene encoding 6,7-dimethyl-8-ribityllumazine synthase — MATENNNLSEYDKATIPNAKNFRFGIVVSEWNDTITEGLYKGAIDALLDNNVSKENIIRWNVPGSYELIFGCKKMQQQPVDAVIAIGSVIQGETKHFDFVCEGVAQGIKDLNVLHNVPVIFCVLTDNNIQQSIDRSGGKHGNKGTEAAIAAIKMAELNK, encoded by the coding sequence ATGGCTACAGAAAATAACAATTTATCAGAATACGATAAAGCTACAATCCCAAACGCGAAGAACTTTCGGTTTGGGATTGTTGTTTCAGAATGGAATGATACCATAACAGAAGGACTTTACAAAGGCGCCATCGACGCTTTGTTAGATAATAATGTTTCAAAAGAAAATATTATTCGTTGGAATGTTCCTGGTAGTTATGAATTAATTTTTGGTTGTAAAAAAATGCAACAACAACCGGTTGATGCTGTTATTGCCATAGGAAGTGTAATCCAAGGCGAAACCAAACATTTCGATTTTGTGTGTGAAGGTGTTGCTCAAGGAATTAAGGATCTTAACGTTTTACATAACGTCCCTGTTATTTTTTGCGTACTAACCGATAACAATATCCAACAGTCTATTGATCGTTCGGGTGGAAAACACGGAAACAAAGGAACTGAAGCGGCTATTGCTGCTATTAAAATGGCAGAATTGAACAAGTAA
- a CDS encoding DNA replication/repair protein RecF → MILKSLSVLNYKNFDERSFVFNEKINCFVGNNGVGKTNVLDAIYHLSFGKSYFNPIASQNIKHDEAFFVVNGEYEKENTAEKIVVSLKRGQKKIIKRNGKIYEKYSDHIGFLPLVIISPADRDLIIEGSATRRKFVDGVISQSDKNYLNALLKYNKILAQRNSLLKYFALNHTFNKDTLEVYNLQLDQYGHEIHEKRQAFLESFIPIFKARYEAISSGNESVELVYESDLTDNRLEALLKTVINKDKAIQYTSVGIHKDDLIFNISGHPIKKFGSQGQQKSFLIALKLAQFDFIKSKSQVNPILLLDDIFDKLDEQRVSQIIKLVDDENFGQLFISDTHADRTEAVVKQVHQSYEIFKL, encoded by the coding sequence ATGATTTTGAAATCCTTATCGGTACTGAATTATAAAAATTTTGATGAACGCAGCTTTGTTTTCAATGAGAAAATAAACTGTTTTGTTGGAAACAATGGCGTGGGTAAAACGAATGTATTAGATGCCATCTATCACCTATCGTTTGGGAAAAGTTACTTTAATCCTATTGCATCCCAAAACATTAAACACGACGAAGCTTTTTTTGTGGTAAATGGTGAATATGAAAAGGAAAATACGGCAGAAAAAATTGTGGTGAGTTTAAAACGTGGTCAGAAAAAGATTATAAAACGAAATGGCAAAATTTATGAAAAGTATAGCGACCATATTGGATTTTTGCCTTTAGTGATTATTTCGCCAGCCGATCGGGATTTAATTATTGAAGGAAGTGCAACCAGACGGAAATTTGTGGATGGTGTTATTTCGCAAAGCGATAAAAACTACCTGAATGCCTTATTAAAATACAATAAAATTTTAGCGCAGCGTAATTCGCTCTTAAAGTATTTTGCCTTAAACCATACCTTTAATAAGGATACTTTAGAGGTTTATAATTTACAACTCGATCAATACGGACATGAAATTCATGAGAAACGTCAAGCATTTTTAGAGTCCTTTATCCCTATTTTTAAGGCACGTTATGAAGCCATTAGCAGCGGCAACGAATCCGTAGAATTGGTGTATGAAAGTGATTTAACAGATAACCGATTGGAGGCCTTGTTAAAAACCGTTATTAATAAGGACAAGGCCATTCAATACACCAGTGTTGGTATTCATAAAGACGATTTAATATTTAACATTTCCGGACATCCAATTAAAAAATTCGGTAGTCAAGGACAGCAGAAATCATTTTTAATTGCTTTAAAATTGGCACAATTCGATTTTATAAAATCCAAAAGTCAGGTAAATCCTATTTTGCTATTGGATGATATTTTTGATAAATTAGACGAACAACGGGTATCCCAGATTATTAAATTGGTAGACGATGAAAATTTTGGTCAGCTTTTTATAAGCGATACACATGCGGACCGGACGGAAGCTGTTGTTAAGCAAGTGCATCAATCTTACGAAATTTTTAAACTTTAG
- a CDS encoding bifunctional oligoribonuclease/PAP phosphatase NrnA, with amino-acid sequence MKKEAISDIKQLLRSPKKMVIVPHKNPDGDAIGSTLGLYHYLRIHNQEAVIIAPNDYPEFLKWMPGEDSILKYDTDSEKCDALIQDADIIFTLDFNALNRTGNMEPALKASSAMKIMIDHHQQPDDYATYMYSDVSMSSTCEMVYHFIAMLDDKNLINQDIATCLYTGIMTDTGSFRFASTTSETHRVTAFLIDKGAQHSEIHNAVMDANSFERMQLLGCALTNLKVIPESRTAFITLSQDELNTYNYKKGDTEGFVNYALSLQNIIFAAIFIEDKQNNIIKISLRSKGDFSVNEFARAHFEGGGHTNAAGGKSDLSLPETVENFISILPAYNNALKNE; translated from the coding sequence ATGAAAAAAGAAGCTATTTCAGACATCAAACAACTGCTCCGATCACCAAAAAAAATGGTTATTGTTCCGCATAAGAATCCAGATGGTGATGCTATTGGTTCAACCTTAGGACTCTATCACTATTTAAGGATACATAATCAAGAAGCTGTAATTATTGCACCTAATGATTATCCCGAATTTCTAAAATGGATGCCAGGCGAAGACAGCATTTTAAAATATGACACAGATTCAGAAAAATGTGATGCCTTAATTCAGGATGCGGATATCATTTTTACGTTAGATTTTAATGCGTTAAACCGAACGGGAAATATGGAACCGGCTTTAAAAGCTAGCTCTGCTATGAAAATAATGATAGATCATCATCAACAACCAGATGATTATGCCACCTATATGTATTCGGATGTTAGTATGAGTTCCACCTGCGAAATGGTGTATCATTTTATTGCTATGCTAGATGACAAAAACCTTATCAATCAAGATATTGCTACGTGTTTATATACTGGAATTATGACAGATACAGGGTCGTTTCGTTTTGCTTCAACTACAAGCGAAACACACCGTGTTACGGCTTTCTTAATTGATAAAGGCGCCCAACATTCTGAAATCCATAATGCGGTTATGGATGCTAATAGTTTTGAGCGTATGCAACTTTTAGGCTGTGCATTAACTAATTTAAAGGTTATTCCAGAATCTAGGACAGCCTTTATAACGTTATCTCAAGACGAATTAAACACCTACAATTATAAAAAAGGTGATACAGAAGGCTTTGTAAATTATGCATTATCCCTTCAAAATATTATTTTTGCTGCTATATTTATTGAAGATAAACAAAACAATATTATTAAAATATCGTTACGTTCTAAAGGCGACTTTTCCGTGAATGAATTTGCACGTGCACATTTTGAAGGCGGTGGTCATACTAATGCAGCGGGTGGGAAGAGCGATTTGTCGCTTCCAGAAACGGTTGAAAATTTTATTAGTATATTACCCGCTTATAACAATGCCCTGAAAAATGAATAG